From one Nocardioides yefusunii genomic stretch:
- a CDS encoding NAD kinase produces MNAALAPHRRVLLIAHTGREAARTVAMSFLEALTSHGIIVRVPHETADELGIEPSSFTPVVEVVAEGEDVGADCELAVVIGGDGTILRAAEYTHTSGTPLLGVNLGHVGFLAEAEEDDVDSTIEALVEGRYTIEDRLTVDVDVVVGKEVVASTFALNEASVEKAARERMLEVVVEVDGRPISRWGCDGVVCATPTGSTAYNFSAGGPVVWPEVEALLIVPISAHALFARPMVVAPSSVLAVEVLADSGSAGVLWCDGRRTFDLPPGARIEVRRGATPVRLVRLHAAPFADRLVAKFDLSVEGWRGSAERRRRQAT; encoded by the coding sequence GTGAACGCGGCCCTCGCCCCGCACCGTCGTGTCCTGCTGATCGCCCACACCGGGCGTGAAGCTGCACGCACGGTGGCGATGTCCTTCCTCGAGGCGCTCACCAGCCACGGCATCATCGTGCGGGTTCCGCACGAGACCGCCGACGAGCTGGGCATCGAGCCCTCCTCGTTCACCCCGGTGGTCGAAGTGGTCGCCGAGGGCGAGGACGTCGGTGCCGACTGCGAGCTCGCGGTCGTCATCGGGGGCGACGGCACCATCCTGCGTGCCGCGGAGTACACCCACACCAGCGGAACCCCGCTGCTGGGCGTCAACCTGGGGCACGTTGGTTTCCTCGCCGAGGCGGAGGAGGACGACGTGGACTCCACGATCGAGGCCCTCGTCGAGGGGCGTTACACGATCGAGGACCGGCTCACCGTCGACGTCGACGTCGTGGTGGGCAAGGAGGTCGTTGCCTCCACGTTCGCGCTCAACGAGGCGAGCGTCGAGAAGGCGGCCCGTGAGCGGATGCTCGAGGTGGTCGTCGAGGTCGACGGTCGCCCGATCTCACGGTGGGGCTGCGACGGAGTGGTCTGCGCGACCCCGACCGGCTCCACCGCCTACAACTTCAGTGCCGGCGGCCCCGTCGTGTGGCCCGAGGTCGAAGCGCTCCTGATCGTGCCGATCTCTGCCCACGCCCTCTTCGCCCGCCCCATGGTGGTGGCGCCGTCGTCGGTGCTGGCCGTCGAGGTGCTCGCCGACAGCGGTAGCGCAGGCGTGCTGTGGTGCGACGGTCGTCGGACGTTCGACCTGCCCCCCGGGGCACGGATCGAGGTGCGTCGAGGGGCGACCCCGGTCCGCTTGGTGCGGTTGCACGCAGCACCGTTCGCCGACCGACTGGTCGCCAAGTTCGACCTCAGCGTCGAGGGCTGGCGTGGTTCGGCCGAACGTCGACGTCGTCAGGCCACCTGA
- the recN gene encoding DNA repair protein RecN: MFEEIRISSLGVIEASTLELGPGLTVITGETGAGKTMVVTALGLLLGGRADSGAVRTGASHARVEGVVRTDGLDEFVATVEDLGGVAEDGHVVLARNISAEGRSRAWVGGAGVPAAKLAGVAEPLVAVHGQSDQHRLLKPAAQREALDRYAGEALRVIAEEYRTDHRRLTKVEKTLHEVIHSTRERALEADQLRNALEEIEKVAPESGEDVELAAEETRLGFADTLRHAAETAREALSSEEGNPDTLGTVTAARRALESVREHDPEAAALADRLIEVNYLVTDLAGDVASYASSLETDPARLAAVSERRADLLRLTRKYGDTIDEVLAWSGTAAARLFELDDDDTRIETLRAERRALREKLAGLASQMSALRREAAARLGDAVSEELTLLAMPHARVSVEVTQQVVPGDSVDGDTTGTLFVDGRWVRSTVHGVDEIELLLAANAGMKARALDKGASGGELSRVMLAVEVVLAGTTTVPTFVFDEVDSGVGGKAAIEIGRRLAQLARTSQVLVVTHLPQVAAFGDRHIVVAKSSDGTVTRSGLVTLAEDERERELSRMLAGLDESDTALAHARELIETARATR; encoded by the coding sequence ATGTTCGAGGAGATCAGGATCAGTTCGCTGGGCGTCATCGAGGCGTCCACGCTGGAACTCGGTCCCGGCCTGACCGTCATCACCGGTGAGACCGGGGCTGGCAAGACGATGGTGGTGACCGCCCTCGGGCTGCTGCTCGGCGGTCGCGCCGACTCCGGTGCCGTGCGCACCGGCGCGAGCCACGCCCGGGTCGAAGGCGTGGTGCGCACCGACGGACTCGACGAGTTCGTGGCCACCGTCGAGGACCTCGGCGGCGTCGCCGAGGACGGACACGTCGTGCTGGCCCGCAACATCTCCGCCGAGGGACGCTCGCGGGCGTGGGTGGGCGGCGCAGGCGTTCCCGCTGCCAAACTCGCCGGCGTCGCGGAGCCGCTCGTCGCAGTGCACGGACAGTCCGACCAGCACCGACTCCTCAAGCCGGCCGCGCAGCGCGAGGCCCTGGACCGCTACGCGGGAGAAGCGCTGCGGGTCATCGCCGAGGAGTACCGCACCGACCACCGTCGCCTGACGAAGGTGGAGAAGACCCTGCACGAGGTCATCCACTCCACCCGCGAACGCGCACTGGAGGCCGACCAGCTCCGCAACGCTCTGGAAGAGATCGAGAAGGTCGCGCCGGAGTCCGGTGAGGACGTCGAACTCGCTGCAGAGGAGACCCGCCTCGGCTTCGCCGACACGTTGCGCCATGCGGCCGAGACCGCTCGCGAGGCGCTGTCCTCGGAGGAGGGCAACCCCGACACCCTCGGGACCGTGACGGCTGCCCGTCGCGCGCTGGAGTCGGTCCGCGAGCACGACCCCGAGGCAGCTGCCCTCGCGGACCGCCTCATCGAGGTCAACTACCTCGTCACCGACCTTGCCGGCGACGTCGCCTCCTACGCGTCGTCGTTGGAGACTGATCCTGCGCGACTGGCCGCGGTCAGCGAGCGTCGTGCAGACCTGTTGCGCCTGACCCGCAAGTACGGCGACACCATCGACGAGGTCCTGGCGTGGTCGGGCACCGCAGCTGCGCGACTCTTCGAACTCGACGACGACGACACCCGGATCGAGACGCTGCGTGCCGAACGTCGTGCATTGCGCGAGAAGCTCGCCGGTCTCGCCTCCCAGATGTCCGCACTGCGGCGCGAGGCGGCCGCTCGCCTCGGGGATGCGGTCAGCGAGGAACTGACGCTGCTGGCGATGCCGCACGCCCGGGTCAGTGTCGAGGTGACCCAGCAGGTCGTGCCCGGCGACTCCGTCGACGGCGACACCACCGGCACCCTCTTCGTCGACGGGCGCTGGGTGCGCTCCACCGTTCACGGCGTCGACGAGATCGAGCTGCTGCTCGCCGCCAACGCCGGAATGAAGGCCCGAGCTCTCGACAAGGGCGCCTCGGGAGGTGAGCTCTCCCGCGTCATGCTGGCCGTGGAGGTCGTGCTCGCCGGCACCACGACGGTGCCCACCTTCGTCTTCGACGAGGTCGACTCCGGTGTGGGTGGCAAGGCAGCGATCGAGATCGGGCGCCGCCTGGCCCAACTGGCGCGCACCTCCCAGGTGCTCGTGGTGACCCACCTGCCGCAGGTCGCCGCCTTCGGCGACCGTCACATCGTCGTGGCCAAGTCCAGCGACGGCACCGTCACCCGCTCGGGACTGGTGACCCTGGCCGAGGACGAGCGTGAACGTGAACTGTCGCGGATGCTGGCCGGACTCGACGAGTCCGACACAGCGCTGGCCCACGCCCGGGAACTGATCGAGACCGCTCGCGCGACGCGCTGA
- a CDS encoding NUDIX domain-containing protein — MSTHDELRDVPASWPVHSSRDVHRDAWVVAVREDEVSRPGHPEERFHRLSVEHPGAVVVLAIDEDDRVLLLRQYRHTSGHRFVELPAGLRDADGEPPVETAQRELREEAELAATEWTHLLSTFPSAGILSEVHEIFLARGLSHLSRGDFELHAEEAEMETFWAPFDELLDAVLEGQVREGPLVQAVLAYEVLRTRGKV; from the coding sequence ATGAGCACTCACGACGAACTGAGGGACGTGCCGGCCAGCTGGCCGGTGCACAGTTCTCGTGACGTGCACCGGGATGCCTGGGTCGTCGCCGTCCGTGAGGACGAGGTGAGCCGACCCGGGCATCCCGAGGAACGATTCCACCGACTCTCGGTGGAGCATCCCGGCGCTGTGGTGGTGCTGGCGATCGACGAGGACGACCGTGTCCTCCTCCTGCGCCAGTACCGCCACACGTCGGGGCACCGTTTCGTCGAGCTCCCCGCGGGGCTGCGCGACGCCGACGGTGAACCCCCGGTGGAGACCGCGCAGCGTGAACTGCGTGAGGAGGCCGAACTGGCCGCCACCGAGTGGACCCACCTGCTGAGCACGTTCCCCTCGGCCGGGATCCTGAGCGAGGTCCACGAGATCTTCCTGGCCCGCGGCCTGAGCCACCTCTCGCGCGGCGACTTCGAACTGCACGCCGAGGAGGCCGAGATGGAGACCTTCTGGGCTCCGTTCGACGAGCTGCTCGACGCGGTCCTGGAAGGGCAGGTCCGTGAAGGACCGCTCGTGCAGGCCGTCCTGGCCTACGAGGTGCTCCGCACCCGGGGCAAGGTGTGA
- the xerD gene encoding site-specific tyrosine recombinase XerD, protein MSSSSLVRATPVVDALRTYLDHLTVERGLAANTVQSYRRDLKRYLAFLDARGVATVPDVTTTAVADFLVHLREGDADHTALSATSAARTVVAVRGFHKFCVRDGLVDVDVASDVKPPTPTKRLPKALPLSDVEALIEASGSEGTPLSLRDKALLELLYGTGARISEAVGLDIDDLDLHARTVLLRGKGSKERIVPIGSYAVEALENYLRNARTDLVGNGKGGPAVFLNARGGRLSRQSAWSVLVKAAERAGITRDVSPHTLRHSFATHLLDGGADVRVVQELLGHASVTTTQVYTLVTVDNLREVFATAHPRALD, encoded by the coding sequence GTGAGTTCGTCGTCCCTGGTCCGGGCCACGCCCGTCGTCGACGCCCTGCGCACCTACCTCGACCACCTCACCGTCGAACGCGGTCTGGCGGCCAACACTGTCCAGTCCTACCGACGTGACCTCAAGCGCTACCTGGCCTTCCTCGACGCCCGCGGGGTCGCGACGGTTCCCGACGTCACCACCACAGCGGTGGCGGACTTCCTCGTGCACCTGCGCGAGGGCGACGCCGACCACACTGCGCTGAGCGCCACCTCGGCGGCTCGCACCGTCGTGGCGGTACGTGGCTTCCACAAGTTCTGCGTCCGCGACGGTCTCGTCGACGTCGACGTCGCCAGCGACGTCAAGCCGCCCACGCCCACCAAACGCCTCCCCAAGGCACTGCCGCTGAGCGACGTCGAGGCGTTGATCGAGGCCTCCGGCAGCGAGGGCACGCCGCTGTCCCTGCGCGACAAGGCCCTGCTGGAGCTGCTCTACGGCACCGGCGCCCGCATCTCCGAGGCCGTCGGCCTCGACATCGACGACCTCGACCTGCACGCCCGGACCGTGCTGTTGCGCGGCAAGGGCTCCAAGGAACGGATCGTCCCGATCGGCTCCTACGCCGTCGAGGCACTCGAGAACTACCTGCGCAACGCGCGCACCGATCTGGTCGGCAACGGCAAGGGCGGCCCTGCGGTCTTCCTCAATGCCCGCGGCGGTCGGCTCTCGCGGCAGAGTGCATGGAGCGTCCTGGTGAAGGCGGCCGAACGGGCCGGCATCACCCGCGACGTCTCGCCGCACACGTTGCGGCACTCCTTCGCCACGCACCTGCTCGACGGCGGTGCCGACGTCCGTGTCGTCCAGGAACTTCTGGGCCACGCCTCGGTGACCACGACACAGGTGTACACGTTGGTGACGGTGGACAATCTTCGTGAGGTCTTCGCGACCGCACACCCCCGCGCCCTCGACTGA
- a CDS encoding copper transporter, translating into MISFRTHVATLVAVFLALAVGVVLGGGPLSDLGRGTDENTAALKDRLDETETIADFGNDFVADTSDRILAGALKGRQVAMVTLPGAKASTVDALREAVGAAGGTVTAVQELGSSLVNPAEKGLVESLTTQMLSQVPAGSVSGNATTYERAGELIALTLSTTETAGATVRAEAGTVSEGLVGANLLPQAAEVTRLAPLVLVVSGDEVSGDGGDAILSGLVRGLSRRSVGTVVVSDTSERDDQMDRVRRDDAWGAATSVDGAEQVVGQTTAVLALARSFDTQGGNFGATGSDGTVPLR; encoded by the coding sequence GTGATCTCGTTCCGTACCCACGTCGCCACGTTGGTGGCCGTCTTCCTCGCCCTCGCGGTCGGGGTGGTCCTGGGGGGCGGCCCGCTCAGCGACCTGGGCCGGGGGACCGACGAGAACACCGCGGCGCTCAAGGACCGTCTCGACGAAACCGAGACGATCGCCGACTTCGGCAACGACTTCGTGGCCGACACCTCCGACCGGATCCTCGCGGGCGCCCTCAAGGGACGCCAGGTGGCGATGGTGACCCTGCCGGGAGCCAAGGCGTCCACCGTGGACGCGCTGCGTGAGGCGGTCGGCGCCGCGGGCGGCACCGTCACCGCCGTCCAGGAGCTCGGCTCCAGCCTGGTCAACCCCGCAGAGAAGGGCCTCGTGGAGTCCCTGACCACCCAGATGCTGTCCCAGGTCCCTGCGGGCAGCGTCAGCGGCAACGCGACCACCTACGAGCGTGCCGGCGAGTTGATCGCCCTCACGCTCAGCACCACCGAGACCGCCGGTGCGACGGTCCGCGCAGAGGCCGGCACCGTCTCCGAGGGCCTCGTCGGCGCCAACCTGCTGCCGCAGGCTGCCGAGGTCACCCGGCTGGCCCCCCTGGTCCTGGTCGTCTCCGGCGACGAGGTCTCCGGCGACGGCGGTGACGCGATCCTGTCCGGTCTGGTGCGTGGACTGTCGCGTCGTTCGGTCGGGACCGTGGTGGTCTCCGACACGTCGGAGCGCGACGACCAGATGGACCGGGTTCGTCGCGACGACGCCTGGGGAGCGGCCACGAGCGTGGACGGAGCAGAGCAGGTGGTGGGACAGACCACAGCTGTCCTGGCCCTGGCACGCTCGTTCGACACCCAAGGTGGAAATTTCGGTGCCACAGGTTCTGACGGAACGGTCCCGCTGAGGTAG
- the steA gene encoding putative cytokinetic ring protein SteA, whose amino-acid sequence MKFSTRSRAQAGVAGVTGPARVDRGHRAELPGLREGEIAVIDRLDLDRDTAHRLLDAGVVAVLNASATVSGRFPTQGAQVLVDAGVVVVDQVGPELVTQVSTGDVLTVDADQVQVGRGRTLTGRRLDQETVAALLQESREGLTHQLESFTHNSAEFLRREQDVLLDGGGVPTLATRVAGRPVVVFVPGNDLETHLKQTRRFLAEQKPVVIAVDTALETLRKRRVRSDVVVLSGSHAAGDRVSPKALRSARDVVVRADRGASAQIAELLAQRGIRASTFESSATTDDVALLLADASGASVIVGAGLHATLSDFLDRQRSGIASTYLTRLKVGARLVDVSALATLYSGRVRPRHLLALVAAGAIALGAAVATTPVGQEWADDLGDSSSQFIDTIQGKFQ is encoded by the coding sequence ATGAAGTTCTCCACCAGAAGTCGTGCCCAGGCCGGCGTTGCCGGTGTCACCGGCCCCGCCCGCGTCGATCGCGGTCACCGCGCCGAACTCCCGGGCCTCCGCGAGGGAGAGATCGCGGTCATCGACCGCCTCGACCTCGACCGGGACACCGCCCACCGCCTCCTCGATGCCGGCGTCGTCGCCGTGCTCAACGCCTCCGCCACCGTGTCGGGCCGCTTCCCGACCCAGGGCGCGCAGGTGCTGGTGGACGCAGGTGTCGTCGTCGTCGACCAGGTGGGACCAGAACTCGTCACCCAGGTCAGCACCGGTGACGTCCTCACCGTCGACGCCGACCAGGTGCAGGTGGGGCGCGGGCGCACCCTCACCGGCCGCCGGCTCGACCAGGAGACCGTCGCCGCGCTGCTGCAGGAGTCCCGCGAGGGGCTCACTCACCAGCTGGAGAGCTTCACCCACAACAGCGCCGAGTTCCTGCGCCGTGAGCAGGACGTCCTGCTCGACGGCGGGGGAGTGCCCACCCTGGCCACCCGCGTCGCCGGTCGTCCGGTGGTGGTCTTCGTGCCCGGCAACGACCTCGAGACGCACCTCAAGCAGACCCGCCGCTTCCTCGCCGAGCAGAAGCCGGTCGTGATCGCCGTCGACACCGCGCTCGAGACGCTGCGCAAGCGTCGCGTGCGCAGCGACGTCGTGGTGCTCTCCGGCTCGCACGCAGCCGGAGACCGGGTCAGCCCCAAGGCGCTGCGCTCGGCCCGCGACGTCGTGGTGCGCGCCGACCGCGGAGCCTCCGCGCAGATCGCCGAACTCCTCGCCCAGCGCGGCATCCGCGCCTCGACCTTCGAGTCCTCGGCCACCACCGACGACGTGGCCCTGCTGCTGGCTGATGCGTCCGGTGCCAGCGTCATCGTGGGAGCCGGTCTGCACGCGACCCTCTCGGACTTCCTGGACCGCCAGCGTTCCGGCATCGCCAGCACCTACCTGACCCGGCTCAAGGTCGGTGCACGGCTGGTGGACGTCTCCGCGCTCGCCACGCTCTACTCCGGTCGGGTCCGTCCCCGTCACCTGCTGGCGCTCGTCGCCGCCGGTGCGATCGCCCTCGGCGCCGCGGTCGCGACCACGCCCGTGGGCCAGGAATGGGCCGACGACCTCGGCGACTCCAGCTCTCAGTTCATCGACACCATCCAGGGGAAGTTCCAGTGA
- a CDS encoding CTP synthase, translated as MNKSSATKHVFVTGGVVSSLGKGLTASSLGSLLKARGLRVTMQKLDPYLNVDPGTMNPFQHGEVFVTEDGAETDLDVGHYERFLDTNLNQIANVTTGQVYSTVIAKERRGDYLGDTVQVIPHITNEIKDRILAMGGDDVDLVITEIGGTVGDIESLPFLEAARQVRHEIGRENVFFVHVSLVPYIGPSGELKTKPTQHSVAALRNIGIQPDAVVCRADRDLPEGIKRKIALMCDVDLEAVVTCADAPSIYNIPKVLHAEHLDAYLIRRLDLPFRDVDWTLWDNLLDRVHNPKHQVTVALVGKYVDLPDAYLSVGEALRAGGFAHYAKVNIRWVAADLCETEEGALENLGDVDAICVPGGFGIRGLEGKLGALTFARTRGIPTLGLCLGMQSMVIEYARNMCGLTEAGSTEFDPDNAQPVIATMEEQKSIVDGAGDLGGTMRLGSYPAALGEGTLARAVYGEASITERHRHRYEVNNAYRDQLAEAGLVFSGLNPDLDLVEFVELPREVHPYFIGTQAHPELKSRPTRPHPLFAGLVEAALERQKNA; from the coding sequence GTGAACAAGTCCTCTGCCACCAAGCACGTATTCGTCACGGGAGGCGTCGTCTCCTCCCTCGGCAAGGGGCTCACGGCGTCCAGCCTGGGTAGCCTCCTCAAGGCCCGCGGTCTCCGCGTGACCATGCAGAAGCTCGACCCGTACCTCAACGTGGACCCGGGCACCATGAACCCGTTCCAGCACGGCGAGGTCTTCGTGACCGAGGACGGCGCCGAGACCGACCTCGATGTCGGCCACTACGAGCGCTTCCTGGACACGAACCTCAACCAGATCGCCAACGTGACCACCGGTCAGGTCTACTCGACCGTGATCGCGAAGGAGCGTCGCGGCGACTACCTCGGTGACACCGTGCAGGTCATCCCGCACATCACCAACGAGATCAAGGACCGCATCCTCGCCATGGGTGGCGACGACGTCGACCTCGTGATCACCGAGATCGGTGGCACCGTGGGCGACATCGAGTCCCTCCCGTTCCTTGAGGCCGCCCGCCAGGTCCGCCACGAGATCGGCCGCGAGAACGTCTTCTTCGTCCACGTCTCCCTGGTGCCCTACATCGGCCCGTCGGGTGAGCTCAAGACCAAGCCGACCCAGCACTCGGTCGCTGCACTGCGCAACATCGGCATCCAGCCCGACGCCGTCGTCTGTCGCGCCGACCGCGACCTCCCCGAGGGCATCAAGCGCAAGATCGCGCTGATGTGCGACGTCGACCTCGAGGCCGTCGTGACCTGCGCCGACGCCCCGTCGATCTACAACATCCCCAAGGTGCTGCACGCCGAGCACCTCGACGCGTACCTGATCCGTCGTCTGGACCTTCCGTTCCGTGACGTCGACTGGACCCTGTGGGACAACCTGCTCGACCGCGTCCACAACCCCAAGCACCAGGTAACCGTCGCCCTGGTCGGCAAGTACGTCGACCTCCCCGACGCGTACCTCTCCGTGGGTGAGGCCCTGCGCGCCGGTGGCTTCGCCCACTACGCCAAGGTCAACATCCGCTGGGTCGCTGCTGACCTGTGCGAGACCGAGGAAGGCGCCCTGGAGAACCTCGGCGACGTCGACGCGATCTGCGTCCCCGGTGGCTTCGGCATCCGTGGCCTCGAGGGCAAGCTCGGCGCCCTCACCTTCGCCCGTACCCGCGGCATCCCGACCCTGGGTCTGTGCCTGGGCATGCAGAGCATGGTCATCGAGTACGCCCGCAACATGTGCGGTCTGACCGAGGCCGGCTCCACCGAGTTCGACCCCGACAACGCCCAGCCGGTCATCGCGACCATGGAGGAGCAGAAGTCGATCGTCGACGGTGCAGGCGACCTGGGCGGCACCATGCGTCTGGGCTCCTACCCGGCCGCTCTCGGCGAGGGCACTCTGGCCCGCGCCGTCTACGGCGAGGCCTCGATCACCGAGCGTCACCGTCACCGCTACGAGGTCAACAACGCCTACCGCGACCAGCTCGCGGAGGCCGGCCTGGTCTTCTCCGGCCTCAACCCCGACCTCGACCTCGTCGAGTTCGTGGAGCTGCCGCGCGAGGTGCACCCGTACTTCATCGGTACCCAGGCGCACCCCGAGCTGAAGTCCCGCCCGACCCGTCCGCACCCGCTGTTCGCCGGTCTGGTCGAGGCTGCCCTCGAGCGCCAGAAGAACGCCTGA
- a CDS encoding DEAD/DEAH box helicase, with protein sequence MSEWWLDVEGEDALYDAFTDWTTGEGITLYPHQEEAVLELLSGNNVVLATPTGSGKSLVALGAHAAAMATDRVSFYTAPIKALVSEKFFALCETFGADNVGMLTGDGSVNADAPIICCTAEVLANIALREGSDADVGMVIMDEFHYYGDPDRGWAWQVPLLELPQAQFLLMSATLGDTTELREDLSARTGRESAIVDDAERPVPLHFNWSMEHLDDTLAELIETHQSPVYVVHFTQAAAVEHASNLLKGMKKSPRRDEINEKLEGFRFGAGFGKTLNKLLKAGIGVHHAGMLPKYRRLVEQLAQQGLLTVICGTDTLGVGINVPIRTVLFTGLAKFDGSRQRILRSREFLQIAGRAGRAGFDTVGYVVVQAPEHVIDNEKAKAKSEAKNAANPKKKSKPTLKKAPEGAVVWSEQSFTKLVESTPEPLRSRMKVDDSMILNVVSREEDAFAVMRRLLNDNHEDRRNQLKLSRRALRLTKALVRSEVLVRLDEVDEFGRRYVVNDALSEDFALNQPLSQFALAAMDVLDPESPDYTLDVVSVMEAVLEAPRQILFAQQFAARGEAVNEMKADGIEYDERMALLEQITWPQPLAELLGATYETYRQTHPWLPEDALGPKSIVREMFEQGMSFTDFVGRYQIARSEGLVLRYLTDAYRALRHSVPERVRTPEFEDMVEWLGEVVRQTDSSLLDEWEALTDPEAVAARLAQPDTVSSPRPLSKRERALNVMLRNAMFAKVVGVSRDDLDTLMRAEREAADRVEPSREVVMTRSSWDEALEEYYDEHEKVLTDADARGPQWLEIGPEEQGTPVGADEDLVVRIRRVAQTLSDPEGHRDWVIEAVLDCDATDEAGELVLATAAMRRL encoded by the coding sequence ATGAGCGAGTGGTGGCTGGACGTCGAGGGCGAGGACGCTCTCTACGACGCCTTCACCGACTGGACGACGGGGGAGGGCATCACGCTCTACCCGCACCAGGAGGAAGCCGTCCTCGAACTGCTCTCCGGCAACAACGTCGTCCTGGCCACCCCGACCGGTTCGGGCAAGTCGCTGGTCGCACTCGGTGCTCACGCCGCCGCGATGGCCACCGACCGGGTCTCGTTCTACACCGCCCCGATCAAGGCGCTGGTCAGCGAGAAGTTCTTCGCCCTGTGCGAGACCTTCGGCGCCGACAACGTCGGCATGCTCACCGGTGACGGCTCGGTCAACGCCGACGCCCCGATCATCTGCTGCACCGCCGAGGTGCTCGCCAACATCGCGCTGCGCGAGGGCTCCGACGCCGACGTCGGCATGGTGATCATGGACGAGTTCCACTACTACGGCGACCCGGACCGCGGCTGGGCCTGGCAGGTGCCCCTGCTGGAGCTCCCGCAGGCCCAGTTCCTGCTGATGTCGGCCACCCTGGGCGACACCACCGAACTGCGCGAGGACCTCAGCGCCCGCACCGGCCGCGAGTCCGCGATCGTCGACGACGCCGAGCGTCCCGTGCCGCTGCACTTCAACTGGTCGATGGAGCACCTCGACGACACCCTCGCGGAGCTGATCGAGACCCACCAGTCGCCGGTCTACGTCGTCCACTTCACCCAGGCGGCGGCGGTCGAGCACGCCTCCAACCTGCTCAAGGGCATGAAGAAGTCGCCGCGTCGGGACGAGATCAACGAGAAGCTCGAGGGCTTCCGGTTCGGTGCCGGCTTCGGCAAGACGCTGAACAAGCTCCTCAAGGCCGGCATCGGCGTCCACCACGCCGGCATGTTGCCCAAGTACCGCCGTCTGGTCGAGCAGTTGGCCCAGCAGGGCCTGCTCACCGTCATCTGCGGCACCGACACCCTCGGCGTCGGCATCAACGTCCCGATCCGCACGGTGCTCTTCACCGGCCTGGCCAAGTTCGACGGGTCGCGTCAGCGGATCCTGCGCAGCCGTGAGTTCCTGCAGATCGCCGGTCGCGCCGGACGTGCCGGCTTCGACACCGTCGGGTACGTCGTCGTGCAGGCGCCCGAGCACGTCATCGACAACGAGAAGGCGAAGGCGAAGTCGGAGGCCAAGAACGCGGCCAACCCGAAGAAGAAGTCAAAGCCGACGTTGAAGAAGGCACCCGAGGGTGCCGTGGTGTGGAGCGAGCAGTCCTTCACCAAGCTGGTGGAGTCGACGCCGGAGCCGCTGCGTTCGCGGATGAAGGTCGACGACTCGATGATCCTCAACGTCGTCTCCCGCGAGGAGGACGCGTTCGCCGTGATGCGTCGCCTCCTCAACGACAACCACGAGGACCGTCGCAACCAGCTCAAGCTGTCGCGTCGTGCCCTGCGCCTGACGAAGGCTCTGGTGCGTTCCGAAGTGCTGGTGCGCCTCGACGAGGTCGACGAGTTCGGTCGCCGCTACGTCGTCAACGACGCCCTGAGCGAGGACTTCGCCCTCAACCAGCCGCTGAGCCAGTTCGCGCTCGCCGCGATGGACGTCCTGGACCCGGAGTCGCCCGACTACACCCTCGACGTCGTCTCGGTGATGGAGGCCGTCCTCGAGGCGCCCCGCCAGATCCTGTTCGCCCAGCAGTTCGCTGCCCGCGGCGAGGCCGTCAACGAGATGAAGGCCGACGGCATCGAGTACGACGAGCGGATGGCGCTGCTGGAGCAGATCACCTGGCCCCAGCCGCTCGCCGAACTCCTCGGCGCCACCTACGAGACGTACCGCCAGACCCACCCGTGGCTGCCCGAGGACGCCCTGGGACCGAAGTCGATCGTGCGCGAGATGTTCGAGCAGGGCATGAGCTTCACCGACTTCGTGGGCCGCTACCAGATCGCCCGCTCCGAGGGTCTGGTCCTGCGCTACCTCACCGACGCCTACCGCGCCCTGCGGCACTCGGTGCCCGAGCGCGTGCGCACCCCCGAGTTCGAGGACATGGTGGAGTGGCTCGGCGAGGTCGTGCGTCAGACCGACTCCTCGTTGCTCGACGAGTGGGAGGCGCTCACTGACCCCGAGGCCGTGGCCGCCCGACTCGCGCAGCCCGACACCGTCTCCAGCCCGCGTCCGCTCTCCAAGCGCGAGCGCGCCCTGAACGTCATGCTGCGCAACGCGATGTTCGCCAAGGTGGTCGGTGTGTCCCGCGACGACCTCGACACGCTCATGCGTGCCGAGCGCGAGGCGGCCGACCGGGTCGAGCCCTCGCGCGAGGTCGTCATGACTCGCTCCTCGTGGGACGAGGCGTTGGAGGAGTACTACGACGAGCACGAGAAGGTGCTCACCGACGCTGACGCCCGTGGCCCGCAGTGGCTCGAGATCGGTCCCGAGGAGCAGGGCACCCCGGTGGGTGCCGACGAAGACCTCGTGGTGCGGATCCGCCGCGTCGCACAGACCCTGTCGGACCCCGAAGGCCACCGCGACTGGGTGATCGAGGCGGTGCTGGACTGCGACGCCACCGACGAGGCCGGCGAACTGGTGCTCGCCACCGCCGCCATGCGTCGTCTCTGA